In Citrus sinensis cultivar Valencia sweet orange chromosome 4, DVS_A1.0, whole genome shotgun sequence, one DNA window encodes the following:
- the LOC102611503 gene encoding bidirectional sugar transporter SWEET15, giving the protein MAIMFDHHQWGVAFGILGNIISFLVYLAPVPTFYRIYRKKSTESFQSLPYLVALFSSMLWFYYALVKQNAFLLVTINCFGCVIETIYIILFITYAPKGSRNSTVKLFVSMNVGVFSLILLLTHFLATDSTRILILGWICVAVSVSVFAAPLSIVAQVIRTKSVEFMPFILSFFLTLSAIMWFAYGLFQKDICVALPNIVGFLLGLTQMLLYVIYKNANKVIIEEKKLPEAQLKSIVVLSNLGASEVYPVDIHPDDADTTDVNQGPKENHQETDQRNPKSLEVPSGLQLQQHNDNNNTDDGCAVAV; this is encoded by the exons ATGGCCATAATGTTCGATCACCATCAATGGGGAGTTGCATTTGGCATCTTag GTAACATTATCTCGTTCCTCGTGTACCTGGCTCCGGT GCCAACATTTTACCgaatttacagaaaaaaatcaacagaGAGCTTCCAGTCTCTGCCTTATCTGGTAGCATTGTTCAGCTCAATGCTGTGGTTCTACTATGCGCTTGTGAAACAAAATGCTTTCCTTCTCGTTACCATCAACTGCTTTGGATGTGTCATTGAGACTATTTACATCATCCTCTTCATCACTTATGCCCCAAAAGGCAGCCgg AACTCAACTGTCAAACTATTTGTTTCGATGAACGTTGGAGTGTTCTCTTTGATTCTTCTTCTCACACACTTTCTTGCAACCGATTCAACTCGGATCCTAATTCTTGGTTGGATTTGTGTTGCCGTTTCTGTTAGTGTCTTCGCAGCACCCTTAAGCATTGTT GCACAAGTTATCCGAACAAAAAGTGTTGAGTTCATGCCATTCATcctatcattttttcttacgCTGAGTGCAATTATGTGGTTCGCTTACGGTCTTTTTCAGAAAGACATATGCGTTGCT CTCCCGAATATCGTGGGGTTCCTCTTAGGATTGACTCAAATGTTGCTTTATGTGATATACAAGAACGCCAACAAAGTTATaatagaggaaaaaaaattaccagaAGCACAGTTAAAGAGCATCGTAGTACTGAGCAATTTAGGAGCTTCTGAAGTGTACCCGGTTGATATTCATCCTGATGATGCTGACACTACTGATGTTAACCAAGGACCAAAAGAGAATCATCAGGAGACCGATCAAAGAAATCCGAAAAGCTTAGAAGTTCCTAGTGGTCTCCAGCTGCAGCAGCATAacgataataataatactgaTGATGGATGTGCTGTTGCTGTTTGA